Proteins from one Fragaria vesca subsp. vesca linkage group LG6, FraVesHawaii_1.0, whole genome shotgun sequence genomic window:
- the LOC101295551 gene encoding uncharacterized protein LOC101295551 → MSSSSRHLFLRQGSWSRRRPLLKTHVSNCKDRLAEVAGGTAAECAAVCCCCPCGLVNLLVLVIYKVPAGLCRRVLRKKRRQRLIKKGLLQPSHLHCTCGCDGRELQFHPVGFESLSSEFKKYMMEDDESSDQDVIQLEKEMWDRFYGTGFWRSPTQRENPSMSNSSSDSSDSKVVTGT, encoded by the coding sequence ATGTCGTCATCTTCCCGGCACCTCTTCCTCCGGCAAGGCTCCTGGAGCCGCCGGCGTCCTCTGCTCAAGACCCACGTCTCCAACTGCAAGGACCGGTTGGCCGAAGTGGCCGGCGGGACCGCCGCCGAGTGCGCCGCCGTGTGCTGCTGCTGCCCTTGCGGGCTGGTCAATCTCCTCGTGCTCGTAATCTACAAGGTTCCAGCGGGGCTCTGCCGCCGCGTGCTGAGAAAGAAGCGACGGCAGAGACTCATCAAGAAAGGGCTGCTCCAGCCGAGCCACCTGCATTGCACGTGCGGCTGCGACGGCCGGGAGCTGCAGTTCCACCCGGTCGGGTTCGAGTCGCTGTCGTCGGAGTTCAAGAAGTATATGATGGAGGACGACGAGTCGTCTGACCAGGATGTGATTCAGCTCGAGAAGGAGATGTGGGATCGGTTTTACGGCACCGGGTTTTGGAGAAGCCCAACTCAGAGAGAAAATCCCTCCATGTCCAACTCCTCCTCCGACTCCTCCGACTCCAAGGTCGTCACCGGTACATAA
- the LOC101295259 gene encoding uncharacterized protein LOC101295259: MASELPVAPANSVNGPSVALASKVVEIIRWIPPAPNWVKLNFDGSVLSTSGAAGFVIRDSFGVPLVAGARRLHTSSVPITECCALKDGLVAAKRFDFKSIVVEEDSLLTINCVTNVCEVPWRLKSDVN, encoded by the exons ATGGCTTCAG AGCTGCCTGTTGCTCCTGCTAATAGTGTTAATGGCCCCTCTGTTGCTCTTGCTTCAAAAGTTGTTGAAATCATCCGTTGGATCCCTCCTGCTCCAAATTGGGTGAAGCTCAACTTTGATGGGTCTGTCCTCTCCACCTCTGGTGCTGCTGGCTTTGTTATTAGAGACTCTTTTGGGGTTCCCTTAGTTGCTGGTGCACGTAGACTCCATACTTCCAGTGTTCCAATTACTGAGTGTTGTGCTCTTAAAGATGGTCTCGTTGCTGCCAAAAGGTTCGACTTCAAGTCTATTGTGGTTGAAGAAGATTCTCTCTTAACGATCAATTGCGTTACGAATGTTTGTGAAGTCCCTTGGCGTCTCAAATCTGATGTTAATTAG
- the LOC101311880 gene encoding uncharacterized protein LOC101311880 — MAVFAVSGSVVLLAHQFNKRLLSHFMKDIEFELGGLLYNHHHVPHKKLGGHEKIQQCKKTVRFADDVAEPSSNNKEYRKRRMTKQTNDGHGDKLESTMPLNRQALYKGIIEFKSLKGQHVY, encoded by the exons ATGGCGGTTTTCGCCGTTTCCGGAAGCGTTGTTCTTCTCGCCCATCAATTCAACAAGCGTCTGCTTTCTCATTTCATGAAGGATATTGAGTTTGAATTGGGTGGCTTGCTGTATAACCATCACCATGTTCCACACAAGAAATTGGGTG GGCATGAGAAGATCCAACAATGCAAGAAGACGGTTCGATTTGCAGATGATGTTGCAGAACCATCATCAAACAACAAAGAGTATCGCAAGAGGCGGATGACGAAGCAGACCAATGATGGTCATGGTGACAAACTTGAGAGCACCATGCCACTCAACAGGCAAGCTCTTTACAAAGGGATCATTGAGTTCAAGTCCCTCAAGGGTCAGCATGTATATTGA